Proteins encoded together in one Salarchaeum sp. JOR-1 window:
- a CDS encoding ORC1-type DNA replication protein, which translates to MAEDPEEGMLSWDETVFRDEHVFEIDYVPEVFRHRESQLQTLQYALRPAVRGNRPLNAMVRGPPGTGKTTAVQKLFGELGAQTGVRTVRVNCQHDSTRYAVFSRIFEAIFDYEPPSSGISFKKLFNQVTDKLVEREEVLVVALDDVNYLFYENEASDTLYSLLRAHETHAGAKVGVILVSSDLDLNVIEELDGRVQSVFRPEEAYFPVYDRTEIASILGDRVKAGFRDGAVSTELLDRVSEFTADAGDLRVGIDLLRRAGLHAEMRASPVVEEEDVEAVSEEAKHLHLARRLDGLTENERALIEVVADHDGERAGDVYEAFSERTGLGYTRYTEIVNKLDQLDLIRAEYESLEGRGRSRVLSLEHDPDAVRERL; encoded by the coding sequence ATGGCCGAGGACCCCGAGGAGGGGATGCTGTCGTGGGACGAGACGGTGTTCCGCGACGAACACGTCTTCGAGATCGACTACGTCCCCGAGGTGTTCCGGCACCGCGAATCCCAGCTTCAGACCCTCCAGTACGCGCTCCGGCCGGCGGTTCGCGGGAATCGCCCGCTGAACGCGATGGTGCGGGGGCCGCCCGGCACGGGGAAGACGACGGCGGTGCAGAAGCTGTTCGGCGAGCTCGGCGCGCAGACCGGCGTCCGAACGGTGCGAGTGAACTGCCAGCACGACTCGACGCGGTACGCGGTGTTCAGCCGTATCTTCGAGGCGATTTTCGACTACGAACCGCCCTCCTCCGGTATCTCGTTCAAGAAGCTGTTCAATCAGGTGACGGACAAGCTCGTGGAGCGCGAGGAGGTTCTCGTGGTGGCGCTTGACGACGTGAACTACCTGTTCTACGAGAACGAGGCGTCGGACACGCTCTACTCGCTGCTGCGGGCGCACGAGACGCACGCCGGCGCGAAAGTCGGCGTCATCCTCGTCTCCTCCGACCTCGACCTGAACGTCATCGAGGAACTCGACGGCCGCGTGCAGTCCGTCTTCCGTCCCGAGGAAGCCTACTTCCCCGTCTACGACCGCACCGAGATCGCGAGCATCCTCGGCGACCGCGTGAAAGCCGGGTTCCGCGACGGTGCGGTCTCCACCGAACTCCTCGACCGCGTGTCCGAGTTCACGGCGGACGCGGGCGACCTCCGCGTCGGCATCGACCTCCTCCGGCGCGCCGGCCTGCACGCGGAGATGCGCGCGAGCCCCGTCGTCGAGGAGGAGGACGTAGAGGCGGTCTCGGAGGAGGCGAAACACCTCCACCTCGCGCGCCGGCTCGACGGCCTCACGGAGAACGAGCGCGCGCTGATAGAGGTCGTCGCCGACCACGACGGCGAGCGGGCGGGCGACGTGTACGAGGCCTTCTCGGAACGCACGGGACTCGGGTACACGCGGTACACTGAAATCGTGAACAAGCTCGACCAGCTCGACCTCATCCGCGCGGAGTACGAGAGCCTGGAGGGACGCGGCCGGTCGCGGGTGCTGAGCCTCGAACACGACCCGGACGCGGTTCGCGAACGGTTGTAG
- a CDS encoding helix-hairpin-helix domain-containing protein has protein sequence MELEDVPGVGAKTAEALRELDDPEGALERGDVAAVAGAPGISEGRAARVVRGAIRARHDDPGGFLATDRARELYEDALALLTERAVTTYGEKRLRTLYPSRSPDRIAEVREFVERARSREVEDGVLDALAGVEPLSEPEGVRVRDRCLATTDAETYSEAQERVPEVSVEIVEDARGLAELARGYSTVVALDEAFAGVDVEGDVRVEPDALEDPAEVVPERALAFFAENRDRLEAAVAVHRRSSLSPPLDLDTLEGALARLEADGSVAGDGELDRLTDAVNDLDAAVSTAESVANDRLRGAIQERDVTIEGADLLSLVERGAGVDSLLSRELADEFDAAVGAARDHLVDALDLTEGEASIARQAFADDPTFPVEREEDAVARLREELAAARDRRAARRKRELAADLADARGDATALVRAALELDVELAVARFCDDFDCTTPERAGDGFDIEGGRSPLLDVPFEDVEPVDYGADGVALLSGVNSGGKTSTLDLVATVVVLAHMGLPVPAESARVPEVEELHYYAKSQGTLDAGAFEATLRDFGRLATGASDATTLVLVDELESITEPGASAKIIAGILEALDDAGASGVFVSHLAGEIRDACGFDVTVDGIQAVGLEDGELVVDRSPVKDHLARSTPELIVEKLADGDEGSDRERAFYRRLLEKF, from the coding sequence ATGGAACTGGAGGACGTGCCGGGCGTCGGCGCGAAGACGGCGGAGGCGCTCCGCGAGCTGGACGACCCGGAGGGCGCGCTCGAACGCGGAGACGTGGCCGCCGTCGCGGGCGCGCCCGGCATCAGCGAGGGGCGGGCGGCGCGCGTCGTTCGGGGGGCGATTCGCGCGCGCCACGACGACCCGGGCGGCTTCCTCGCGACCGACCGCGCCCGCGAACTCTACGAGGACGCGCTCGCGCTCCTGACGGAGCGCGCGGTGACGACGTACGGCGAGAAGCGCCTGCGGACGCTGTACCCCTCGCGGAGTCCCGACCGTATCGCGGAAGTCCGAGAGTTCGTGGAGAGGGCGCGGTCGCGGGAGGTCGAGGATGGCGTGCTGGACGCGCTCGCGGGCGTCGAACCGCTCAGTGAGCCGGAGGGCGTGCGGGTGCGCGACAGGTGTCTGGCGACGACGGACGCGGAGACGTACAGCGAGGCGCAGGAGCGGGTTCCTGAGGTGAGCGTGGAGATCGTCGAGGACGCCCGGGGGCTCGCGGAACTCGCGCGCGGCTACTCGACCGTGGTCGCGCTGGACGAGGCGTTCGCGGGCGTGGACGTGGAGGGCGACGTGCGCGTCGAACCGGACGCGCTGGAGGATCCCGCGGAGGTGGTGCCGGAGCGCGCGCTCGCGTTCTTCGCGGAGAACCGCGACCGCCTGGAAGCCGCGGTGGCGGTGCATCGACGGAGCAGTCTCAGTCCGCCGCTCGACCTCGACACGCTGGAGGGCGCGCTCGCCCGCCTCGAAGCGGACGGGAGCGTCGCGGGCGACGGCGAACTCGACCGGCTCACGGACGCCGTGAACGATTTGGATGCGGCCGTCTCGACCGCCGAATCGGTGGCGAACGACCGGCTCCGGGGGGCGATTCAGGAGCGGGACGTGACCATCGAGGGCGCGGATTTGCTGTCGCTCGTGGAGCGCGGCGCGGGCGTGGACTCCCTGCTCTCGCGCGAACTCGCCGACGAGTTCGACGCGGCGGTCGGGGCGGCGCGCGACCACCTCGTGGACGCGCTCGATCTGACGGAGGGCGAGGCGAGCATCGCCCGCCAGGCCTTCGCGGACGACCCGACGTTTCCCGTGGAGCGCGAGGAGGACGCCGTCGCGCGGCTTCGAGAGGAACTCGCGGCCGCGCGCGACCGGCGGGCGGCGCGGCGCAAGCGCGAACTCGCCGCGGACCTCGCGGACGCCCGCGGGGACGCGACGGCGCTCGTGCGGGCGGCGCTCGAACTCGACGTGGAACTCGCCGTCGCGCGGTTCTGCGACGACTTCGACTGCACGACGCCGGAGCGCGCGGGCGACGGGTTCGACATCGAGGGCGGGCGCTCCCCCCTGCTCGACGTGCCCTTCGAGGACGTGGAGCCAGTGGATTACGGCGCGGACGGCGTCGCGCTCCTCTCCGGCGTGAACTCCGGCGGGAAGACGAGCACGCTCGACCTCGTCGCCACGGTCGTCGTGCTCGCGCACATGGGCCTCCCCGTCCCCGCGGAGTCCGCGCGCGTGCCCGAGGTCGAGGAACTGCACTACTACGCGAAGTCCCAGGGGACGCTCGACGCGGGCGCGTTCGAGGCGACGCTCCGCGATTTCGGCCGGCTCGCAACCGGGGCGTCCGACGCGACGACGCTGGTGCTGGTGGACGAACTGGAGTCCATCACGGAACCCGGGGCGTCCGCGAAAATCATCGCGGGCATCCTCGAAGCCCTGGACGACGCGGGCGCGAGCGGCGTGTTCGTCAGCCACCTCGCGGGCGAGATACGGGACGCCTGCGGGTTCGACGTGACCGTGGACGGCATTCAGGCCGTCGGGCTGGAGGACGGCGAACTCGTCGTGGACCGCTCGCCCGTGAAAGACCACCTCGCGCGCTCGACCCCCGAACTCATCGTGGAGAAACTCGCGGACGGCGACGAGGGAAGCGACCGCGAACGCGCGTTCTACCGGCGCTTACTGGAGAAGTTCTGA
- a CDS encoding twin-arginine translocase subunit TatC, which translates to MGDGEGSNAGDEDTGRRPGADVPVGDHDSDAEPQLPKPGDDTAPSSDAADETDGDATDVTPAVRRVAPTPAVERVSGGDHEADATDAGPTLADTERSLGDDETVASDEAFPPMPAGEADGVAPVDGATESVGGVQGPATDEELPLADHVEEMVKRLAIVVSIAGLVSIAVWPLGEEIINHLWYAVIPATPPAPTGSAGRGAPHLYQPLELLITQFKVASLAGLIAALPVFVYQTYAFMRPGLYPNERRYYLAAVPMSLVLAVLGLTFAYFVVLPAVFGYFYNYSQPVADIAFALSDTFNLILILMGYLAVVFQIPLFIMLAIMMGITTRRWLENRRLLFWGGFLGVSFLFTPDPTGVAPILVAVTMVVLFEGTLGVLRWTGN; encoded by the coding sequence ATGGGTGACGGCGAGGGCTCGAACGCCGGCGACGAGGACACGGGGCGGCGTCCCGGCGCAGATGTTCCGGTCGGAGACCACGACTCGGACGCCGAGCCGCAGCTCCCGAAACCCGGAGACGACACCGCGCCGTCCAGCGACGCTGCCGACGAAACGGACGGCGACGCGACGGACGTGACGCCCGCGGTCAGGCGGGTCGCGCCGACGCCGGCGGTCGAACGCGTCTCGGGCGGCGACCACGAGGCAGACGCGACCGACGCGGGGCCGACGCTCGCTGACACCGAGCGGTCGCTCGGAGACGACGAGACAGTGGCGAGCGACGAGGCGTTCCCCCCGATGCCCGCGGGGGAGGCGGACGGCGTAGCGCCGGTCGACGGGGCGACGGAGAGCGTGGGCGGCGTGCAGGGCCCGGCGACGGACGAGGAGTTGCCGCTCGCCGACCACGTGGAGGAGATGGTGAAGCGCCTCGCAATCGTGGTCTCCATCGCGGGCCTCGTCAGCATCGCCGTCTGGCCGCTCGGCGAGGAGATCATCAACCACCTCTGGTACGCCGTCATTCCGGCGACGCCGCCCGCGCCCACCGGAAGCGCGGGCCGCGGCGCGCCCCACCTGTACCAGCCGCTCGAACTCCTCATCACCCAGTTCAAGGTCGCGAGCCTCGCCGGCTTGATCGCCGCCCTCCCCGTGTTCGTCTACCAGACGTACGCGTTCATGCGCCCCGGCCTCTACCCGAACGAACGCCGGTACTACCTCGCCGCCGTCCCGATGAGCCTCGTGCTCGCCGTGCTCGGCCTCACGTTCGCGTACTTCGTCGTCCTCCCCGCCGTCTTCGGCTACTTCTACAACTACAGCCAGCCCGTCGCCGACATCGCGTTCGCGCTCTCCGACACCTTCAACCTCATCCTCATCCTCATGGGCTACCTCGCCGTCGTCTTCCAGATCCCCCTCTTCATCATGCTCGCCATCATGATGGGCATCACGACCCGCAGGTGGCTCGAAAACCGCCGCCTCCTCTTCTGGGGCGGCTTCCTCGGCGTCTCCTTCCTCTTCACGCCCGACCCGACCGGCGTCGCCCCCATCCTCGTCGCCGTCACCATGGTCGTCCTGTTCGAGGGAACGCTGGGCGTGCTCCGCTGGACCGGGAACTGA
- a CDS encoding ribbon-helix-helix domain-containing protein, which yields MPKISVDVPEELLDDLDAHVGENGKFVNRSEALRACVRKTLDQLDEIDARHGRLDDE from the coding sequence ATGCCCAAGATAAGCGTGGACGTGCCCGAGGAGCTCCTCGACGACCTCGACGCGCACGTCGGCGAGAACGGAAAGTTCGTCAACCGCAGCGAGGCGCTTCGCGCCTGCGTCCGGAAGACGCTCGACCAGCTCGACGAAATCGACGCCCGCCACGGGAGACTCGACGATGAGTAG
- a CDS encoding DUF1931 family protein — protein sequence MADLIVKAAVKEALDDKNVASDFYDALDEEVEEILADAARRAEENGRKTVQPRDL from the coding sequence ATGGCAGACCTCATCGTCAAAGCCGCAGTGAAGGAAGCGCTGGACGACAAGAACGTTGCTTCGGACTTCTACGACGCCCTCGACGAGGAAGTCGAGGAGATCCTCGCCGACGCGGCCCGCCGCGCCGAGGAGAACGGTCGCAAGACCGTTCAGCCGCGAGACCTCTAA
- a CDS encoding 23S rRNA (uridine(2552)-2'-O)-methyltransferase, producing the protein MSGKDEYYNRAKQQGYRARSAYKLKQLDRELELLPYGATVVDLGAAPGGWMQVAAEEVGADGRIVGVDFQRIDDIEDASATVETVRGDMTEDDTKADVREVAGGDVDVVLSDMAPNMTGEYNLDQARSVYLAQQALATARDLLTPGGHFAVKVFEGQDFDEFVDDVRESFSFVRVTSPDASRESSSELYVVGKNYVNAPVAAGDTLTVTIEDEGEEGDGIAKVEGFTVFVSGASEGDEVDVEIEDVKPNYAFASET; encoded by the coding sequence ATGAGCGGGAAGGACGAGTACTACAACCGCGCGAAGCAGCAGGGGTATCGCGCCCGGTCGGCGTACAAGCTCAAGCAACTCGACCGGGAGCTCGAGCTCCTGCCGTACGGCGCGACCGTGGTCGATCTGGGGGCCGCCCCCGGGGGGTGGATGCAGGTCGCCGCGGAGGAGGTCGGAGCCGACGGCCGAATCGTCGGCGTGGACTTCCAGCGAATCGACGACATCGAGGACGCGTCCGCGACCGTGGAGACGGTGCGGGGCGACATGACAGAAGACGACACGAAAGCCGACGTCAGGGAGGTCGCGGGCGGCGACGTGGACGTGGTGCTCTCAGACATGGCGCCGAACATGACCGGCGAGTACAACCTCGATCAGGCGCGCTCGGTCTACCTCGCCCAGCAGGCGCTCGCGACGGCGCGCGACCTCCTCACGCCGGGCGGCCACTTCGCGGTGAAGGTGTTCGAGGGCCAGGACTTCGACGAGTTCGTGGACGACGTGCGGGAGTCCTTCAGTTTCGTTCGCGTCACCAGCCCCGACGCCTCCCGGGAGTCCTCCTCGGAGCTGTACGTCGTCGGGAAGAACTACGTGAACGCGCCCGTCGCCGCCGGCGACACCCTCACCGTCACCATCGAGGACGAGGGCGAGGAGGGCGACGGCATCGCGAAAGTCGAGGGGTTCACGGTGTTCGTCTCCGGCGCGAGCGAGGGGGACGAGGTCGACGTAGAAATCGAGGACGTGAAGCCGAACTACGCGTTCGCTTCCGAGACCTAG
- the rpiA gene encoding ribose-5-phosphate isomerase RpiA translates to MSDTQEMKRRAGESAADLVEDGMVVGLGTGSTAAAAIRALGDRVDSGLDVAGVPTSYQSRELAREAGVPLTTLADVETLDIAIDGADQISGSDLVKGGGAAHAREKYVDAAAERFVVVADPSKTASVLDHPVPVEVLPDAKPVVADTVRNLGAEPALREAERKDGPVVTDNGNLVLDCDFGELSNPGATALDLDAVPGIVEHGVFPSMADEVHLGTDDGVTVEYP, encoded by the coding sequence ATGAGCGATACCCAGGAGATGAAGCGGCGCGCCGGCGAGTCCGCGGCCGACCTCGTGGAGGACGGAATGGTCGTCGGTCTCGGCACGGGAAGCACGGCCGCGGCGGCGATTCGCGCGCTCGGCGACCGCGTCGATTCCGGACTGGACGTCGCGGGCGTCCCGACCTCGTATCAGTCCCGCGAACTCGCGCGGGAGGCCGGCGTCCCCCTCACGACGCTCGCCGACGTGGAGACACTGGACATCGCCATCGACGGCGCAGACCAGATTTCGGGGTCCGACCTCGTGAAGGGCGGCGGCGCGGCGCACGCCCGCGAGAAGTACGTGGACGCCGCCGCGGAGCGCTTCGTCGTCGTCGCCGACCCCTCGAAGACGGCATCCGTCCTCGACCACCCCGTGCCCGTGGAGGTGCTGCCGGACGCGAAACCCGTCGTCGCCGACACCGTCCGCAACCTCGGCGCGGAACCGGCTCTCAGGGAGGCCGAGCGGAAGGACGGCCCGGTCGTCACCGACAACGGCAACCTCGTGTTGGACTGCGACTTCGGCGAACTCTCGAACCCCGGTGCGACCGCGCTCGACCTCGACGCGGTTCCGGGAATCGTCGAACACGGCGTGTTCCCGTCGATGGCGGACGAAGTGCACCTGGGAACCGACGACGGCGTGACGGTCGAGTACCCGTAG
- a CDS encoding DNA polymerase sliding clamp, producing MFKAIISADTLRTTLDAVSVLVDECKIHLNEDGLAIRAVDPANVGMVDLDLSSDAFESYDADGGLIGVNLSRLEDIAGMADAGQLIHLELDEETRKLHIQIEGLEYTLALIDPDSIRQEPDLPDLDLPATVVIEGRDLDRAVRAADMVSDHIALGVDETTGLFYVNAEGDTDDVHLELDEDDLIDLEVGPAHSLFSLDYLKDMNKAIPKDAEITAELGEEFPVKLHFDLAEGKGNVTYMLAPRIQSD from the coding sequence ATGTTCAAGGCGATTATTAGCGCCGACACGCTCCGCACTACACTCGACGCCGTGAGCGTGCTGGTGGACGAATGCAAAATCCACCTCAACGAGGACGGACTCGCGATTCGCGCCGTCGACCCCGCCAACGTCGGCATGGTCGACCTCGACCTCTCCAGCGACGCCTTCGAGTCCTACGACGCCGACGGCGGTCTCATCGGCGTCAACCTCTCCCGACTGGAGGACATCGCCGGGATGGCGGACGCCGGCCAGCTCATCCACCTCGAACTCGACGAGGAAACCCGCAAACTCCACATCCAGATCGAGGGCCTCGAGTACACGCTCGCGCTCATCGACCCCGACAGCATCCGCCAGGAGCCCGACCTCCCCGACCTCGACCTCCCCGCCACCGTCGTCATCGAGGGCCGCGACCTCGACCGCGCCGTCCGCGCCGCCGACATGGTCTCCGACCACATCGCGCTCGGCGTCGACGAGACCACTGGACTGTTCTACGTGAACGCGGAGGGCGACACGGACGACGTCCACCTCGAACTCGACGAGGACGACCTCATCGACCTCGAAGTCGGCCCCGCGCACAGCCTGTTCAGCCTCGACTACCTCAAGGACATGAACAAGGCAATCCCGAAGGACGCGGAAATCACGGCCGAACTCGGCGAGGAGTTCCCGGTCAAACTCCACTTCGACCTCGCCGAAGGGAAAGGTAACGTAACCTACATGCTTGCGCCCAGAATTCAGAGCGACTAA
- a CDS encoding heme-binding protein has translation MDTRTKLKLVGGAVGAAAGALGAWTLADALAKARVERVDYTHVTDVDGVELRRYPETVRVETTAPSERTAFRRLYRYIDGANDGGESVAMTTPVETGESVAMTAPVETEASDGDVTMSFFLPASYTPETAPEPSSDAVSLVVEPPKTLAVLSFSWWTPGVRVRKKESELLDALEATDIETVGAPALRRYDAPFTPPFRRTNEVAVEVESESVRRYLAGERST, from the coding sequence ATGGACACGCGAACGAAACTGAAACTAGTCGGTGGCGCTGTCGGCGCGGCGGCCGGCGCGCTGGGCGCGTGGACGCTCGCGGACGCGCTGGCGAAGGCGCGGGTCGAGCGCGTCGACTACACGCACGTCACCGACGTGGACGGCGTGGAACTCCGGCGGTACCCGGAGACCGTTCGAGTGGAGACCACCGCGCCCTCGGAGCGCACGGCGTTCCGCCGGCTCTATCGGTACATCGACGGCGCGAACGACGGCGGCGAGTCGGTGGCGATGACCACTCCGGTCGAGACCGGCGAGTCGGTGGCGATGACCGCGCCCGTCGAGACCGAGGCGTCCGACGGCGACGTGACGATGTCGTTCTTCCTCCCCGCGTCGTACACGCCGGAGACGGCGCCGGAGCCGTCAAGCGACGCCGTCTCGCTCGTCGTCGAACCCCCGAAAACGCTCGCGGTGCTGTCGTTCTCGTGGTGGACGCCCGGAGTCCGGGTGCGCAAGAAGGAATCCGAACTGCTGGACGCGCTCGAAGCGACCGACATCGAGACCGTGGGAGCGCCGGCGTTGCGGCGGTACGACGCGCCGTTCACGCCGCCGTTCCGCCGGACGAACGAGGTCGCAGTCGAGGTCGAGTCGGAGAGCGTGCGCCGATATCTCGCGGGCGAACGAAGCACGTAA
- a CDS encoding queuosine precursor transporter, whose product MSRTESPLATGRVVLIGVFMTALVTSQLTASKLLMFQLPFSIPVTGSSLVMPGAALAYALTFFASDCYSELYGRNAAQTMVNVGFGMTLLMLALVWTTIKAPIAPFSGVGQAEFSRVLWSSANIVAGSLLAYIVSQNWDVYVFHAIRRRTDSKYLWLRNIASTATSQAIDTVIFVSVAFYVAPTYLGVGSAYELSMVASLIVGQYVLKLAIAFADTPFVYGTVAYFRR is encoded by the coding sequence ATGAGTAGAACCGAGTCTCCGCTCGCGACGGGCCGCGTCGTCCTCATTGGCGTCTTCATGACCGCGCTCGTGACGAGCCAGCTCACCGCGTCGAAACTCCTCATGTTCCAGTTGCCGTTCAGCATTCCCGTCACGGGGAGTTCGCTCGTGATGCCGGGCGCGGCGCTCGCGTACGCGCTCACGTTCTTCGCCTCCGACTGCTACTCGGAACTCTACGGCCGGAACGCCGCGCAGACGATGGTGAACGTCGGGTTCGGGATGACGCTGCTGATGCTCGCGCTCGTCTGGACGACGATCAAAGCGCCCATCGCGCCGTTCTCCGGCGTCGGCCAGGCCGAGTTCAGCCGCGTCCTCTGGTCGAGCGCGAACATCGTCGCCGGCAGCCTGCTCGCGTACATCGTGAGCCAGAACTGGGACGTGTACGTCTTCCACGCGATCCGCCGCCGAACGGATAGCAAGTACCTCTGGCTGCGCAACATCGCCTCCACGGCGACGAGTCAGGCCATCGACACCGTCATCTTCGTTTCGGTGGCGTTCTACGTCGCGCCGACCTACCTCGGCGTCGGGAGCGCGTACGAACTCTCGATGGTCGCGTCGCTCATCGTCGGTCAGTACGTCCTGAAACTCGCCATCGCGTTCGCCGACACGCCGTTCGTGTACGGGACGGTCGCGTACTTCCGGCGCTAG
- the tatC gene encoding Sec-independent protein translocase TatC, whose product MSSSGGVREDAARAVGVGRETIGVTLRTLQKKLQVAFVFFVVGLLGGVLAMRLVIWPQLRADLLATEARIITQTPFDVILMQVKIGLVAGVLATVPPLLYHAREPLKERGIVPDLEVKLWHLAVLGVAAVLLFALGVAYAYGLFFPIVFYFLADYAVKAGLAPMYSIVMWTEFILMLAVSFGLAAQLPLVMSALAYAEIVPYETFRDKWKYAVVGIFTFGAVFSPPDPFTQILWALPLCFLYGVSLYVTKIVVTAKRGSERIDVLGVLRARWNVPLAVAVVGFALGYGAYRYGVVERVNETLVGTAYPQAYLLPQYDPLPVGLAVGALALVGALAYVAFVAIERAASAEAAVYGGRAREPENLNLDVLDAAGVRAAPEERFVAMDEEDALAAARTAIDDGDDEKAQAILDRFDDAADEREEQAAEADAAEEEAGTVTKRTAGMLDAFTEDETTEDDVGGYYEDILAVLGALRGRAFRIAAVFMSVLVAAFGFLYYGGLATLRDDFIGRLPADLRTASNASAGPAADPGSAAAGMQWPITLHPVEALVFEAKVSAVAAAIATLPLVVYYAWPVLAERGILTGDRRTITVWAGGVFGGLAVGSVLGYLFVAPNVITYLVADALRADMVISYRISNFLWMVFLTTAGIGLLMDVPISMALFHAGGLVSYHTMRERWRVAVLVSFALGALLTPDTVYTMLIVGVPLSAAYFLGLGVLWVGTLGGRRGGGRALPERTA is encoded by the coding sequence ATGAGTAGTTCGGGCGGCGTACGTGAGGACGCAGCGCGCGCTGTCGGCGTCGGCCGCGAGACCATCGGCGTCACGCTCCGCACGCTCCAGAAGAAACTCCAGGTCGCGTTCGTCTTCTTCGTCGTCGGCCTGCTCGGCGGCGTGCTCGCGATGCGGCTGGTCATCTGGCCGCAACTCCGCGCCGACCTCCTCGCGACCGAGGCCCGCATCATCACGCAGACGCCGTTCGACGTCATCCTGATGCAGGTGAAAATCGGGCTGGTGGCCGGCGTGCTCGCCACCGTCCCGCCCCTCCTCTACCACGCCCGCGAACCCCTGAAGGAGCGCGGTATCGTCCCGGACTTGGAGGTGAAACTCTGGCACCTCGCCGTGCTCGGCGTGGCCGCCGTCCTCCTGTTCGCGCTCGGCGTGGCGTACGCCTACGGCCTCTTCTTCCCCATCGTCTTCTACTTCCTCGCCGACTACGCCGTGAAGGCCGGCCTCGCGCCGATGTACTCCATCGTGATGTGGACGGAGTTCATCCTGATGCTCGCGGTGTCCTTCGGGCTCGCGGCCCAGCTCCCGCTCGTGATGTCCGCGCTCGCGTACGCCGAAATCGTCCCCTACGAGACGTTCCGCGACAAGTGGAAGTACGCCGTCGTCGGCATCTTCACGTTCGGCGCGGTGTTCTCGCCGCCCGACCCCTTCACGCAGATCCTGTGGGCGCTCCCGCTCTGCTTTCTGTACGGCGTTAGCCTCTACGTCACGAAGATAGTCGTCACCGCGAAGCGCGGGAGCGAACGCATCGACGTGCTCGGCGTCCTCCGCGCGCGCTGGAACGTCCCGCTCGCCGTCGCCGTCGTCGGGTTCGCGCTCGGGTACGGCGCGTACCGCTACGGCGTCGTCGAGCGCGTGAACGAGACGCTCGTCGGGACGGCCTACCCGCAAGCCTACCTCCTGCCGCAGTACGACCCGCTCCCCGTCGGACTCGCGGTCGGCGCGCTCGCGCTGGTCGGCGCGCTCGCGTACGTCGCGTTCGTCGCCATCGAGCGGGCGGCGTCCGCCGAGGCAGCGGTGTACGGCGGGCGGGCGCGGGAACCGGAGAACCTGAACCTCGACGTGCTGGACGCAGCGGGCGTTCGCGCCGCCCCCGAGGAGCGGTTCGTCGCGATGGACGAGGAGGACGCGCTCGCCGCCGCCCGCACCGCCATCGACGACGGCGACGACGAGAAGGCGCAGGCCATCCTCGACCGCTTCGACGACGCCGCGGACGAGCGCGAGGAACAGGCCGCGGAGGCTGACGCCGCGGAGGAGGAAGCCGGCACCGTCACGAAGCGCACGGCGGGGATGCTGGACGCGTTCACCGAGGACGAGACGACGGAGGACGACGTGGGCGGGTACTACGAGGACATCCTCGCCGTGCTCGGCGCGCTCCGCGGGCGCGCGTTCCGCATCGCCGCGGTGTTCATGAGCGTGCTCGTCGCGGCGTTCGGCTTCCTCTACTACGGCGGTCTCGCGACGCTCCGCGACGACTTCATCGGCCGACTGCCCGCTGATCTTCGAACCGCGAGCAACGCCAGCGCCGGCCCCGCCGCCGACCCAGGATCCGCCGCCGCGGGAATGCAGTGGCCCATCACCCTCCATCCGGTCGAGGCCCTCGTCTTCGAGGCGAAGGTGAGCGCTGTCGCCGCCGCTATCGCTACTCTCCCGCTCGTCGTCTACTACGCGTGGCCGGTGCTCGCGGAGCGCGGCATCCTCACCGGCGACCGCCGCACCATCACCGTCTGGGCGGGCGGCGTCTTCGGCGGTCTCGCCGTCGGGAGCGTCCTCGGCTACCTGTTCGTCGCCCCGAACGTGATCACGTACCTCGTCGCGGACGCGCTCCGCGCCGACATGGTCATCAGTTACCGGATCAGTAACTTCCTCTGGATGGTGTTCCTCACCACCGCCGGTATCGGCCTCCTGATGGACGTCCCCATTTCGATGGCGCTGTTTCACGCCGGCGGCCTCGTCTCCTACCACACGATGCGCGAGCGCTGGCGGGTCGCCGTGCTCGTGAGTTTCGCGCTCGGCGCGCTCCTCACGCCCGACACCGTGTACACGATGCTCATCGTCGGCGTCCCGCTCTCCGCCGCGTACTTCCTCGGCCTCGGCGTGCTCTGGGTGGGCACGCTCGGCGGCCGCCGCGGCGGCGGGCGCGCGTTGCCGGAACGCACGGCCTAA